In Bacillus cytotoxicus NVH 391-98, the following are encoded in one genomic region:
- the sdaAB gene encoding L-serine ammonia-lyase, iron-sulfur-dependent subunit beta, whose translation MKYRSVFDIIGPVMIGPSSSHTAGAARMGQVARQLFRQEPERIIISLYGSFAKTYRGHGTDVALIGGILGFETDDVRIPNSLEIAKERGIEIDFIEEEANAPHPNTARIRLYKGEEEIEVVACSIGGGKIEVVELNGFDLQLSGTSPALLIVNNDRFGAIASVASILAKHEINISTMSVSRKEKGRKALMVIETDEALENEVIEEIKEQSNICQVTIMD comes from the coding sequence ATGAAGTATCGCTCAGTATTCGATATTATCGGTCCAGTTATGATTGGGCCATCAAGTTCACATACAGCAGGCGCAGCAAGAATGGGGCAAGTTGCTCGTCAGCTTTTTCGACAAGAACCAGAAAGAATTATTATTTCTTTATACGGTTCATTTGCTAAGACATACCGTGGTCACGGAACAGATGTAGCGCTAATTGGAGGAATTCTTGGCTTTGAAACCGACGATGTAAGAATTCCTAATTCGCTAGAGATTGCAAAGGAGCGCGGAATTGAAATTGACTTTATTGAAGAAGAAGCGAATGCACCGCATCCGAATACCGCTCGAATTCGTTTATACAAAGGTGAAGAAGAAATTGAAGTGGTGGCTTGTTCAATTGGTGGCGGGAAGATTGAAGTTGTTGAATTAAATGGATTTGATTTACAACTATCCGGAACGAGTCCTGCGCTTCTCATTGTGAATAACGACCGTTTTGGAGCCATTGCATCTGTAGCTTCTATACTTGCAAAGCATGAAATTAATATTAGTACAATGAGCGTTTCACGTAAGGAAAAAGGAAGAAAAGCGCTTATGGTTATTGAAACAGATGAGGCATTGGAAAATGAAGTGATTGAAGAGATAAAAGAACAATCTAATATTTGTCAAGTAACGATTATGGACTAA
- a CDS encoding PTS sugar transporter subunit IIC, whose protein sequence is MEIIKGTVLLLFVLSLFSLFSFKAPNGMKAMGALASAAVASFLVEAFQLYVGGDLLGIDFLKEVGKSSGNLGGVAGATLVALAMGVSPVYAMLVGASVLKFGLLPGFIAGYLISFLVKQIEKRVPEGLDLIACIVIAAPLTRLIAQGMDPIVTATLKQIGGVITSSTNANPIIMGIILGGIITVVATAPLSSMALTALLGLTGLPMAIGALAVTSSSFMNYVFFKRMKFGDKRTTIAVAIEPLTQADLISANPIPVYVTNFIGGAVAGIIISMFELVNNATGTATPIAGLMVMYGFNDPMKVTICFLCIMVSGLISGYIGSLLFKNYPIRTAEQIRGTAGKATDAAA, encoded by the coding sequence ATGGAGATTATTAAAGGAACTGTACTATTACTATTTGTATTAAGTCTTTTCTCACTCTTTAGTTTTAAAGCACCAAATGGTATGAAAGCAATGGGAGCTTTAGCAAGCGCCGCTGTTGCGAGTTTCTTAGTTGAAGCATTTCAATTATATGTTGGTGGAGATCTACTAGGAATTGACTTTTTGAAAGAAGTTGGGAAATCATCTGGTAACCTAGGAGGGGTTGCGGGTGCAACACTTGTTGCATTAGCGATGGGTGTATCACCTGTTTATGCTATGCTTGTCGGGGCTTCTGTGTTAAAGTTTGGATTGTTACCAGGGTTTATCGCTGGTTATCTTATATCATTTTTAGTAAAACAAATTGAAAAACGTGTGCCAGAAGGATTAGATTTAATTGCCTGTATTGTTATTGCAGCACCATTAACAAGACTTATTGCACAAGGGATGGATCCGATTGTAACAGCAACATTAAAGCAAATTGGCGGGGTTATTACGTCGTCAACGAATGCGAATCCAATTATTATGGGAATTATTTTAGGTGGTATTATTACAGTTGTTGCAACAGCACCACTGAGTTCAATGGCATTAACTGCACTTCTTGGATTAACAGGATTGCCAATGGCAATAGGGGCACTTGCGGTCACGAGTTCTTCTTTTATGAACTATGTATTCTTTAAACGAATGAAGTTTGGGGATAAACGTACGACAATTGCGGTAGCAATTGAACCATTAACACAAGCAGATTTAATTTCTGCAAATCCAATTCCAGTGTATGTAACGAACTTTATCGGTGGTGCAGTAGCGGGGATTATTATTTCAATGTTCGAGCTTGTAAATAACGCTACAGGGACGGCAACACCAATTGCTGGTCTGATGGTGATGTATGGGTTTAATGATCCTATGAAAGTAACGATATGTTTCTTATGTATTATGGTATCTGGTCTTATATCAGGTTATATTGGTTCACTTTTATTTAAAAACTATCCAATTCGTACAGCGGAACAAATTCGTGGTACGGCTGGGAAAGCAACAGATGCAGCAGCTTAA
- the rnz gene encoding ribonuclease Z → MEFVFLGTGAGVPSKGRNVSAIALQLLEERGGTWLFDCGEATQHQILHTSVRPRRIEKIFITHLHGDHIFGLPGLLGSRSFQGGTTPLTVYGPKGIEQFIEVALSVSTTHVKYPLEIVEITEEGIVFEDKQFYVETKRLSHGIECFGYRIVEKDIQGPLLVEKLREANVKPGPIFKRLKDGEIVELEDGRVLDGKDFIGPPQKGRIITILGDTRYCDASRILAQDADVLVHEATFAAADQTQAHDYFHSTTEQAARIALEANVKRLILTHISSRYQGDMYKELLREAKAVFAHTEIAMDLKSFPVER, encoded by the coding sequence GTGGAATTTGTGTTTTTAGGAACTGGTGCAGGTGTTCCTTCAAAAGGAAGAAATGTTTCAGCTATCGCTTTGCAGTTATTGGAAGAAAGGGGAGGGACATGGCTATTTGATTGTGGTGAAGCAACGCAACATCAAATTTTACATACATCTGTACGTCCACGTCGGATTGAAAAAATATTTATTACGCATTTACATGGCGATCATATTTTTGGATTACCAGGTTTATTAGGAAGTCGTTCTTTTCAAGGAGGAACAACGCCGTTAACGGTATATGGCCCAAAAGGAATTGAACAGTTTATTGAAGTGGCTTTATCCGTGAGTACAACACATGTGAAATACCCGCTTGAAATTGTAGAAATTACTGAAGAGGGTATTGTCTTTGAAGACAAACAATTTTATGTCGAAACAAAGAGACTGTCACATGGGATTGAATGTTTTGGATACCGAATTGTTGAGAAAGATATACAAGGCCCTCTTCTTGTAGAGAAGTTACGAGAAGCTAATGTGAAACCAGGTCCGATTTTTAAACGTTTAAAAGATGGAGAGATTGTTGAATTAGAAGACGGAAGAGTGTTAGATGGGAAGGACTTTATTGGGCCTCCGCAAAAAGGAAGAATTATTACCATTTTAGGAGATACTCGTTATTGTGATGCGAGTAGAATTCTTGCCCAAGATGCTGATGTACTTGTACATGAGGCGACATTTGCAGCAGCGGATCAAACCCAGGCTCATGATTATTTTCATTCCACAACTGAGCAGGCGGCACGCATTGCCCTAGAAGCAAACGTGAAGCGTTTAATATTGACACATATTAGTTCACGTTATCAAGGCGATATGTATAAGGAGTTGTTGCGAGAAGCAAAAGCTGTATTTGCCCATACAGAAATAGCGATGGACTTGAAGTCATTTCCAGTAGAAAGATAA
- a CDS encoding DUF3932 family protein produces MKEVFRLQTDFSSSFDRWVSSFVSNYPTQLKWSTLKELIHEYTSSHTNQTVPEYISSSITYYAQRISTANNTEIIIYTNPTIS; encoded by the coding sequence ATGAAAGAAGTATTTCGTTTACAAACTGATTTTTCGTCTTCATTTGATCGTTGGGTAAGCTCATTTGTTTCTAATTATCCGACCCAGCTGAAATGGTCAACTTTAAAGGAATTAATCCATGAATATACATCATCGCATACGAATCAAACGGTACCGGAATACATCTCTTCCTCTATCACATATTATGCACAACGTATTTCAACAGCAAACAATACAGAGATTATTATTTATACAAATCCTACAATCTCATAA
- a CDS encoding YhcN/YlaJ family sporulation lipoprotein yields the protein MKKLKICSIISLATISLFGCAGNQKDNALDNRDHDNIRNVRYEGNQTDLQRGRNVPNDITNNDTRLHIANKAADRIVELKEIDTANVIVTNRNAYVAVVLRNHVKGELTRELEKRVADQVRAIDPNIRYVFVSSNPDFVNRMRDYAAKIDQGKPVRGLIEEFNETVRRVFPNSR from the coding sequence ATGAAAAAGCTTAAAATATGTTCCATTATTTCACTAGCAACCATCTCACTCTTTGGCTGTGCTGGAAATCAAAAAGATAACGCTTTAGATAATCGAGATCACGATAACATTCGAAATGTTAGATACGAAGGAAATCAAACAGATCTTCAAAGGGGAAGAAATGTTCCAAATGATATAACAAATAATGACACACGACTGCACATAGCCAATAAGGCAGCAGACCGCATTGTGGAGCTAAAAGAAATCGACACAGCAAATGTAATTGTTACAAATAGAAACGCCTACGTTGCTGTTGTTTTACGAAATCATGTAAAAGGGGAACTCACAAGAGAATTAGAAAAAAGAGTTGCTGATCAAGTAAGAGCAATTGATCCAAATATTCGTTATGTCTTTGTTTCTTCAAACCCTGATTTCGTTAATCGCATGAGGGATTATGCTGCCAAAATTGATCAAGGGAAACCCGTAAGAGGACTAATTGAGGAATTTAATGAAACGGTTCGAAGAGTATTTCCAAACTCTCGCTAA
- a CDS encoding DNA polymerase IV, translating into MREMYPKNGHVILHVDMNCFFASVEIAHDPSLKGKPLAIAGNEKERKGIIVTCSYEAREYGIRTTMQLWEAKKLCPHLIVKQPNFTLYREASFQMFQILSRFTEKIQPVSIDEGYLDITDCYALGTPIEIAKMIQQTLVTELQLPCSIGIAPNLFLAKTASDMQKPLGITVLRKRDIPYMLWPRSVESMHGIGKKTAEKLNEIHIYTIEQLAKGDEHIIRAKLGKHGVDLQKRAKGIDDRKVDPNQIGQHKSVGNSMTFSKDMDEEKELLDMLKKLSKSVSSRLQKRTLVSYNIQIIIKYYDRRTITRSKQLKNAVWEERDIFQAASRLWKQHWNGDSIRLLGVTATELEWKTESVKQLDLFSFEQDAKEEPLLAVIEQINDKYGTPLLQRGSQLLRKQEKSFQQRLENKFL; encoded by the coding sequence ATGCGAGAAATGTATCCGAAAAATGGACATGTTATTTTACATGTTGACATGAATTGTTTTTTCGCATCGGTTGAAATTGCACATGATCCATCGTTAAAAGGAAAACCGCTAGCAATTGCAGGAAATGAAAAAGAGCGAAAAGGAATTATTGTGACATGCAGCTATGAAGCGAGAGAATACGGGATACGTACAACGATGCAACTTTGGGAAGCAAAGAAGTTATGTCCCCATTTAATTGTGAAGCAGCCGAATTTTACATTATATCGAGAAGCTTCTTTTCAGATGTTTCAAATTCTCTCTCGTTTCACAGAGAAAATCCAACCGGTATCGATAGATGAAGGATATTTAGACATTACAGATTGCTATGCGCTTGGTACGCCAATTGAAATTGCAAAAATGATTCAACAGACATTAGTAACAGAATTGCAACTTCCATGTAGCATCGGGATAGCACCAAATCTCTTTCTTGCGAAAACAGCTTCTGATATGCAAAAGCCGCTCGGTATTACAGTGCTGCGCAAGCGAGATATTCCGTACATGCTTTGGCCACGTTCCGTTGAAAGTATGCATGGAATTGGGAAGAAAACAGCAGAGAAATTAAATGAAATTCATATATATACGATTGAACAGTTAGCAAAGGGAGACGAACATATTATTCGTGCGAAGCTTGGAAAGCATGGTGTTGACTTACAAAAACGAGCAAAAGGTATCGATGATCGAAAGGTTGATCCAAATCAAATAGGGCAACATAAAAGCGTTGGAAATTCAATGACTTTTTCAAAGGATATGGATGAAGAGAAGGAATTGCTTGATATGCTGAAGAAATTATCAAAATCGGTAAGCAGTAGATTACAAAAACGTACGCTCGTTAGCTACAATATTCAAATTATAATTAAATATTATGATAGGCGTACAATCACGCGAAGTAAACAATTAAAAAATGCAGTTTGGGAAGAGCGCGATATATTTCAAGCAGCTTCTCGTTTATGGAAACAGCATTGGAATGGTGATTCTATTCGTTTACTCGGTGTTACAGCGACTGAACTAGAATGGAAAACGGAATCGGTCAAGCAATTAGATTTATTCTCATTTGAGCAAGATGCAAAAGAAGAGCCGTTATTAGCCGTTATCGAACAAATTAATGATAAGTATGGAACGCCGCTGTTACAACGAGGGAGTCAATTGTTACGCAAACAAGAGAAATCGTTCCAACAAAGATTAGAAAATAAATTTCTATAG
- a CDS encoding tripeptidase T, which yields MINQERLVNEFMELVQVDSETKFEAEICKVLTEKFTALGVEVFEDDTMDATGHGAGNLICTLPATKEDVDTIYFTSHMDTVVPGKGIKPSIKDGYIVSDGTTILGSDDKAGLAAMFEAIRVLKEKNIPHGKIEFIITVGEESGLVGAKALERERITAKYGYALDSDGKVGEIVVAAPTQAKVNAIIRGKTAHAGVAPEKGVSAITIAAKAIAKMPLGRIDSETTANIGRFEGGTQTNIVCDHVQIFAEARSLVEEKMQAQVAKMKEAFETTAQEMGGQAEVEVKVMYPGFKFADGDHVVEVAKRAAEKIGRTPSLHQSGGGSDANVIAGHGIPTVNLAVGYEEIHTTNEKIPVEELTKTAELVVAIIEEVAK from the coding sequence ATGATTAATCAAGAACGTTTAGTCAATGAATTTATGGAATTAGTACAAGTAGATTCTGAAACGAAATTTGAGGCGGAAATTTGCAAAGTGTTAACAGAGAAATTTACCGCTTTAGGTGTTGAAGTATTTGAAGACGATACAATGGATGCAACGGGACATGGGGCAGGTAATCTAATTTGTACGTTACCAGCAACAAAAGAAGACGTAGATACAATTTATTTTACTTCTCATATGGATACAGTAGTTCCGGGAAAAGGAATTAAACCTTCTATTAAAGATGGGTATATTGTATCTGATGGTACTACAATTTTAGGGTCAGATGATAAAGCGGGATTAGCAGCGATGTTTGAAGCAATCCGCGTTTTAAAAGAAAAGAATATTCCGCATGGGAAAATTGAGTTTATTATTACAGTTGGTGAAGAATCAGGTCTTGTCGGTGCAAAAGCATTAGAACGCGAACGCATTACAGCGAAATATGGTTATGCGTTAGATAGCGATGGAAAAGTTGGTGAAATTGTAGTCGCAGCGCCAACGCAAGCAAAAGTAAATGCAATTATTCGTGGGAAAACAGCACATGCTGGTGTAGCGCCAGAAAAAGGCGTATCTGCTATTACAATTGCAGCAAAAGCAATTGCCAAAATGCCACTTGGACGCATTGATTCTGAAACAACTGCAAATATCGGTCGGTTCGAAGGGGGAACACAAACAAATATCGTTTGTGACCATGTGCAAATTTTTGCGGAAGCACGTTCTCTAGTAGAAGAAAAAATGCAAGCACAAGTTGCGAAAATGAAAGAAGCATTTGAAACTACTGCACAAGAAATGGGTGGTCAAGCAGAAGTAGAAGTAAAAGTCATGTATCCAGGGTTTAAATTTGCTGATGGCGATCATGTCGTAGAAGTAGCAAAACGTGCAGCTGAAAAAATTGGCCGTACACCATCTCTTCATCAAAGTGGTGGCGGAAGTGATGCAAATGTAATTGCTGGACATGGTATCCCAACCGTGAACTTAGCAGTAGGGTATGAGGAAATTCATACAACAAACGAAAAAATTCCTGTTGAAGAACTTACAAAAACAGCTGAATTAGTTGTTGCTATTATTGAAGAAGTAGCAAAATAA
- a CDS encoding GNAT family N-acetyltransferase — MKIYETERLQLREIDESYAKQVLQYYDKNRDFLKAWEEYRPDDFFTLEYQIKRLKKDRKEVAEGKMIRLWIFKKEDDTNIIGCISFNLIVRGVYQSCVLGYKLDKDELNKGYTTEALRKAIEVAFQEARLHRIEAPIMPRNLASIQVVTKLGFQYEGVSRKMLMVNGVWEDHMRWVLLNESK, encoded by the coding sequence ATGAAAATATATGAAACAGAGCGTTTACAATTAAGGGAAATTGACGAGTCGTATGCAAAGCAAGTTCTTCAATATTACGACAAAAATCGCGACTTTTTAAAAGCATGGGAAGAATATAGACCAGATGATTTTTTTACATTAGAGTATCAAATAAAGCGACTTAAAAAAGATAGAAAAGAAGTAGCAGAGGGGAAAATGATCCGGCTATGGATATTTAAAAAAGAGGATGATACAAATATTATTGGCTGTATTTCGTTCAATTTAATTGTGAGAGGTGTTTATCAATCATGTGTTCTTGGCTATAAGTTAGATAAGGATGAATTGAATAAAGGATATACAACAGAAGCACTTAGAAAGGCAATTGAGGTAGCTTTTCAAGAAGCTCGTTTACATCGAATCGAAGCGCCAATTATGCCTCGAAATTTAGCATCGATTCAAGTTGTCACAAAACTTGGATTTCAATATGAAGGTGTATCTCGAAAAATGTTAATGGTCAATGGAGTGTGGGAAGATCATATGCGATGGGTTCTTTTAAATGAGTCAAAGTAA
- the prli42 gene encoding stressosome-associated protein Prli42: protein MNKKAQKIMVYIMLISMLVTTLLAGASMFW, encoded by the coding sequence ATGAATAAAAAAGCACAAAAAATTATGGTATATATCATGCTTATTTCCATGCTTGTAACAACACTGCTTGCTGGTGCAAGTATGTTTTGGTAA
- a CDS encoding DUF3894 domain-containing protein, which produces MYVKSKISYAQFLIGFLFIITFILTIFNICNFFVSILFMALLNLTFVVGAFQQKQYTSFVMALMMMFSFSIVAILLVIK; this is translated from the coding sequence ATGTATGTGAAGTCAAAGATTTCGTACGCGCAATTTTTAATTGGTTTTCTATTTATTATTACTTTTATATTAACGATTTTTAATATATGCAATTTTTTCGTATCTATTCTATTTATGGCATTGTTAAATTTAACATTTGTAGTTGGAGCATTTCAGCAAAAACAGTATACAAGTTTTGTGATGGCTCTTATGATGATGTTTTCATTTAGTATTGTAGCAATTTTGTTAGTAATCAAGTAG
- a CDS encoding L,D-transpeptidase — MPFLISLLLLFSLSPIWPLGDNPRVGDPFIIVNKENNKLAYINDGKIQNMFPIATGKTNELTPEGTFDIVMKAKNPYYIAKNIPGGSPKNPLGSRWMGFNARGTDGSKYGIHGTNQPSSIGKYISQGCIRMKKHDVEYLFDRVPIGTKVWIVKSKKSFSQLAKEKGAIR; from the coding sequence ATGCCATTTCTTATCTCGTTATTATTACTTTTTTCCCTTTCCCCCATTTGGCCCCTTGGTGATAATCCGCGAGTTGGTGATCCTTTCATTATTGTAAATAAAGAGAACAATAAACTTGCGTATATTAACGATGGGAAAATTCAAAATATGTTTCCTATTGCAACTGGAAAAACAAATGAACTCACACCAGAGGGAACATTTGATATTGTGATGAAAGCAAAAAATCCTTACTATATTGCGAAAAATATTCCAGGAGGATCACCAAAAAATCCACTTGGATCAAGGTGGATGGGATTTAATGCAAGAGGAACCGATGGAAGCAAATATGGTATTCATGGTACAAATCAACCGAGTTCGATTGGGAAATATATTTCACAAGGATGTATTCGGATGAAGAAACATGATGTGGAGTATTTATTTGATCGTGTTCCAATCGGAACAAAAGTATGGATTGTCAAATCGAAGAAATCCTTCTCGCAGCTGGCGAAAGAAAAAGGAGCGATTCGCTAG